A part of Desulfobaccales bacterium genomic DNA contains:
- the selD gene encoding selenide, water dikinase SelD, translated as MTEQAYKSLMEQVRAAGUAAKLPPGLLEEILATLPRRAHPDLLVGIETADDAGVFRLTSEIALIQTVDFFTPVVNDPYTFGQIAAANALSDVFAMGGQPLTAMNIVCYPSATVPKEVLKDILAGGLDKIHEAGALLVGGHSVDDTELKYGLAVTGVVHPERVLTNAGARPGDVLLLTKPVGTGIIATALKGRLASPESEAAAVAVMTALNRLPGEALVPGAVHGLTDITGFGLLGHALEMAVASRVGLRIFAGRVPTLPGAYEYAAMGLVPAGSFANRNFCATSLRVDPGVDPVLLDLLADAQTNGGLLIAAAPEAADAILTALHREGFPHAARIGEVTTAGPGSIRLVP; from the coding sequence ATGACGGAACAGGCGTACAAGTCGCTGATGGAGCAGGTGCGGGCGGCGGGTTGAGCTGCCAAGCTTCCTCCCGGGTTGTTGGAGGAAATCTTGGCGACGCTGCCCCGCCGGGCCCACCCGGATCTGCTCGTGGGGATTGAGACCGCGGATGATGCGGGGGTCTTCCGCCTGACGTCGGAGATTGCCCTCATCCAGACGGTGGATTTTTTCACCCCGGTGGTGAATGATCCCTACACCTTCGGGCAGATCGCCGCGGCCAATGCCTTAAGCGACGTCTTTGCCATGGGCGGGCAGCCGCTGACGGCCATGAACATTGTCTGTTACCCCAGCGCCACGGTGCCCAAGGAGGTGCTGAAAGACATCCTGGCGGGGGGCTTGGACAAGATCCACGAGGCCGGGGCGCTTCTGGTGGGCGGCCACAGCGTGGATGACACCGAGCTCAAGTACGGGCTGGCGGTGACGGGAGTGGTGCATCCGGAGCGGGTCCTCACCAACGCCGGGGCCCGTCCCGGGGATGTGCTTTTGCTCACCAAGCCGGTGGGCACCGGGATCATCGCCACGGCCCTGAAAGGCCGCCTGGCCTCCCCTGAGTCCGAGGCTGCGGCGGTGGCGGTGATGACCGCCTTGAACCGTCTGCCTGGGGAGGCTTTGGTTCCCGGCGCCGTCCATGGCCTCACCGACATCACCGGCTTCGGGCTTCTGGGCCATGCCCTGGAGATGGCGGTGGCCAGCCGCGTGGGGCTGAGGATTTTTGCCGGCCGGGTGCCGACTCTCCCCGGGGCCTATGAATACGCCGCCATGGGGCTGGTGCCCGCCGGGAGCTTTGCCAACCGTAATTTCTGCGCCACCAGCCTCCGGGTGGATCCCGGAGTGGATCCGGTGCTCCTGGATCTTCTGGCCGACGCCCAGACCAACGGCGGCCTCCTTATCGCTGCGGCCCCGGAGGCGGCCGACGCCATCCTCACTGCCCTCCACCGGGAGGGCTTCCCCCACGCCGCCCGCATTGGCGAGGTTACCACCGCCGGCCCCGGCTCCATCCGCCTTGTGCCGTAA